A stretch of DNA from Thiomicrospira sp. XS5:
GCGGACGATGGTGTTGGTGTCGCGCTTGGCGGCTAAAGCGCAGTGCGATGTATTGTTTACCTTTGCCGAGCGGTTGCCGAAAGGGCGCGGTTATCGTCTCAATATTCTGCCCGCCGAAGTGGCGGTGGCCGCTCGTGACGAACAAACGGCGGCCGAGGCCTTGAATCGCGGTGTGGAGGTCTGCGCCCGGCGCGTTCCGGCGCAGTATCAGTGGAACTACAAGCGCTACAAGCATCCGCCGGAAGGCGTGGTGGATGTTTACAAAAAATAACCAGGCCTGGGCGTTTTGTTGAATGCGGGCGACAGCCAAGAGGAGGGTAAGGATGCGACTCTTTTTAGCGATTCCAGTTGATGCGGCTTGCGCGGAACAACTCAAAACGCGGCTGGCGGCGTTTCAAGCCCGCCCGGAAATGGCGGCGATGAAATGGGCACCGTCGCTGAACTGGCATTTAACCTTGTCGTTTCTCGGTGAGGTGTCGGAGGCGGATTATCAAGCGGTTCGGGAGTCGATGTCGGATTGGTTCGCGGAAGGCATGAGCTATTTTGAGGCCGACCTGCTGACGCTGGGCGGTTTTCCCAACCCCCAAACCGGCCCTTTCTGGGTGGCGAAGTTGGATGCGACCTTGATGATGCAATCGTTGGTTCGGGAAATCGACGACCATTTGAGACCGTTGGGCTTTGCCAAACGCAAACATGCGTTTCGTCCGCACATCACACTGGGTAAATGGAAGGGCGTGTTCGAAGACTTTCCGACAATCGACGAGCCGTTGGAGCCGATTCAACTGCGGGTGGACCGCTTAAACCTTTACCAGAGCGTCTTGACGCCATCTTCGCCGCCGGAATATCGCCTTTTAAATAGCCTGCCTTTAGAGACCTATTGAGCTTCTAGCCGCCGTCAGGACGACGTTGTCTGCCCCTTATTGACGGTCAGTGCCAGCACGCCGGCAATCACCAGTGAAATGCCAATGGCGTGATAAAGGCTGAAGGGCTCATTCAGTAACCAAACCGCCAGCCCGATGGTGACGATGGGCCCCAAAGTGCCGATGATACCGGTTTGTGCCGGTCCAATCAGCGCAATGGCCTCGGCAATCATAAAGCTGGGGATGACGGTGCTGAAAATCGCCAACAAAATCAGCCACAACCAGGCCATGGGCGTGACGTTTAAATGCTCGAAACCGATGAGGCCGGCAAAATACGCCAACACGAACAGGCTGGAAACACTCATCGCCATACTGGTGAACCAAAGACTGCCCAACTGGTGAATAATCTTTTTACTGATAAGCACATAGAACGAGAAGCTGAGCGCCGCCAAAAACACCAGCATGGTGCCCAGCAGCGTGTTGTCTCCGCCCAGTTTTTCAGCCAAAGACTGCTCTTGGTAAAACACCAACCAAAGCCCGCCATAAGTGATGACCAAAGAGAAGAGAATCTTTCGCGTGATGGGCGTCTTGAAAAACAAGGCACCGAGTACGGCCACCAGAATTGGATAAGTGAACAGCGTTAGGCGCTCGAGTTGCGCGGAAATCATTTCCAGGCCTTTTAAATCCAGCCAGGATGACAGGAAATACCCGATAAAGCCGAGAAAGAAAATCCAACCGAATTTTTCCCAGCGGTTGTCCGGGTGACGGCCCGGCGTTCGCGCCAACCAAATCAGTATGGCGAGGTAAATCGGCAAAGCAATCGCCATGCGTAACATCAGCACGCTGTCAGTGTTCAGGCCTTCCGCATACGCCAGCTTAATGAAAATCGATTTCAGCGAAAACAGGGCGGTGCCGAAGACGGCCAAGAAAAAACCGAACCAAAGCGGCGACTGGGCAAGCGACCGCATCATCGCGCCGGTTTGGTGGCGATCAGCCAACCATAACGGTGGGATGACTCGCCGTCCGCCAGCCAGCCTTCGCCCTGAATGTCGACCTTGAAATTCGACCAGGCCTGGCCGTTTTCAGTTAACTTGACCAGTTCGCCGGGGGCCAGATAAAAATCCGGATTTTGCGGGCCGTTGGCCTGCACGGGGCCTAAAAAGGTTTGCACAAACACTTGTCCGCCCGGCTTGAGAGCCTGAGCGATTTGTGGCCAGAGTGACCGGTTCAGGTAGCGGCTGAGGGTGATGACGTCGTACTGTTGGTATGGAAACAGCATCTGGTCGAAGTCGCTGATGGTGCAGTGAATGGGGAGACGGTTCACCGCCGCCCAGTTATTGAGGTGCGTTAACGCCACATCGGAAATGTCCCAGGCATCCACCGTTAAACCGCATTGCGCCATCAAACGTGCATTACCGCCCAGGCCGCAGGCCAAATCCAACGCCCGGCCTTTTAACGGTAGTTTTTTAAGGTGTTGTTGCAAGACCCACGCCGGGCGAACCGGTTGTTTGGGGTCCGATTCGGCGTATTTTCGATCCCATTTTTGGGCGGTGTTTGACATTATTTTCTCCAAAAAGCGGCGGTGAATAACACCAACAACGTGAAGATTTCCAAACGCCCCAACAGCATGGCAAAGGTCAGCAACCATTTGGCCGGGTCGGATAAGCTTTGGTAGTTGGCGGACGCTTGGCCAAGCGCCGGGCCGAGGTTATTGATGGTGGCGGCGACGGTGGAGAAGGCGGTGATCTGGTCGAGTCCGAGTGCCATCAGCAATAACATGATGATAATGAACGACACCACGTACAGCGAGAAGAAGCCCCAGACGGCGGCGATGACTCGGTCTGGAATGGCTTTGCCGTGCAGTTTTACCGGCATCAAAGCATTGGGGTGCAGTAATCGGCGAATTTCACGACTGCCCTGTTTGGCGAGCAGAATAAAGCGGATGACTTTCATCCCGCCGGCAGTGGAACCGGCCGAGCCGCCGATAAAGGTCATCATAATCAACATGACGGGGATAAAGGCTGGCCAGACGGTGAAATCGGTATTGGCGAACCCGGTGGTGGTCGCGAAGGAAACCGTTTGGAAAGCGCCATAACGCAGCGCTTCTTCCCAAGACAAGTAGACGTCGTGATAGAGGAGGTAACTGCTGCTGATGAGGATGCCGATTAAAATCAACAGACCGTAGATTTTGAATTCCGGGTCCCCTAAATACGGGCGGGCGGACAGGTTTCGGAAAGCGGAAAAGTGCAGGGCGAAGTTGATGCCCGCCAAGAACATGAACACCATGGCGATCAGCTCGATTTCAACATTGTCGAAATGCCCGATGCTGGCATCATGCGTTGAGAAACCGCCGATGGCAACGGTGGAAAAACTGTGTGCGAAGGCGTCGAACCAGTCCATGCCCGCCAGCCAGTAGCCAAGTGCGCAAGCGAGCGTTAAGCCCAGGTAGATGTACCAAAGGGCTTTGGCGGTTTCGGAAATGCGTGGTGCGAGTTTGGTGTCTTTCATGGGGCCGGGCATCTCGGCTCGATACAGCTGCATGCCGCCGATGCCGAGCATCGGTAGAATGGCCACGGCCAGGACGATAATCCCCATGCCGCCCAGCCATTGCAGTTGCTGGCGATACCAGAGCATGGAGTGCGGCAAGGCGTCGAGGCCGTTGATGACCGTGGCTCCGGTAGTGGTCAGACCGGAAAAGGATTCAAAAATGG
This window harbors:
- a CDS encoding TrkH family potassium uptake protein encodes the protein MHTKIILKVLGILLMVFSLTLIPPFIISLIYHDGGSSDFAFSGLGLFSLGLLLWLPNRHERHDLKIRDGFLIVVMFWTVLGFAGAIPMYFASNIYISLTDAIFESFSGLTTTGATVINGLDALPHSMLWYRQQLQWLGGMGIIVLAVAILPMLGIGGMQLYRAEMPGPMKDTKLAPRISETAKALWYIYLGLTLACALGYWLAGMDWFDAFAHSFSTVAIGGFSTHDASIGHFDNVEIELIAMVFMFLAGINFALHFSAFRNLSARPYLGDPEFKIYGLLILIGILISSSYLLYHDVYLSWEEALRYGAFQTVSFATTTGFANTDFTVWPAFIPVMLIMMTFIGGSAGSTAGGMKVIRFILLAKQGSREIRRLLHPNALMPVKLHGKAIPDRVIAAVWGFFSLYVVSFIIIMLLLMALGLDQITAFSTVAATINNLGPALGQASANYQSLSDPAKWLLTFAMLLGRLEIFTLLVLFTAAFWRK
- the thpR gene encoding RNA 2',3'-cyclic phosphodiesterase; its protein translation is MRLFLAIPVDAACAEQLKTRLAAFQARPEMAAMKWAPSLNWHLTLSFLGEVSEADYQAVRESMSDWFAEGMSYFEADLLTLGGFPNPQTGPFWVAKLDATLMMQSLVREIDDHLRPLGFAKRKHAFRPHITLGKWKGVFEDFPTIDEPLEPIQLRVDRLNLYQSVLTPSSPPEYRLLNSLPLETY
- a CDS encoding DMT family transporter, whose protein sequence is MMRSLAQSPLWFGFFLAVFGTALFSLKSIFIKLAYAEGLNTDSVLMLRMAIALPIYLAILIWLARTPGRHPDNRWEKFGWIFFLGFIGYFLSSWLDLKGLEMISAQLERLTLFTYPILVAVLGALFFKTPITRKILFSLVITYGGLWLVFYQEQSLAEKLGGDNTLLGTMLVFLAALSFSFYVLISKKIIHQLGSLWFTSMAMSVSSLFVLAYFAGLIGFEHLNVTPMAWLWLILLAIFSTVIPSFMIAEAIALIGPAQTGIIGTLGPIVTIGLAVWLLNEPFSLYHAIGISLVIAGVLALTVNKGQTTSS
- a CDS encoding bifunctional 2-polyprenyl-6-hydroxyphenol methylase/3-demethylubiquinol 3-O-methyltransferase UbiG, with product MSNTAQKWDRKYAESDPKQPVRPAWVLQQHLKKLPLKGRALDLACGLGGNARLMAQCGLTVDAWDISDVALTHLNNWAAVNRLPIHCTISDFDQMLFPYQQYDVITLSRYLNRSLWPQIAQALKPGGQVFVQTFLGPVQANGPQNPDFYLAPGELVKLTENGQAWSNFKVDIQGEGWLADGESSHRYGWLIATKPAR